The sequence ACAATACCGTGGTTAAGTAAAAATCACAAGCgagaattttacaaataaagtttaaaaattggcAAAATTTAATAGTGtttcaagaaaattataaaaacttttatttaattacaatggAATTTAAAGAAGAGCTGGTCAAAGTTCCCTGGGGGAATGTTGCAAGTAAGTGAAAATCAAACTCACATCTTTTATAGATCTGAtgaataaataggtacctaacagAGATTGCAACAgtgcaaataataatattgtctgAGTCtatgtgtaataaattatatgcttAATTGTTCTGATAAATACATATTCACACATTACAAGATATAGTATTGGTTttacaagctgattttttgtTGTGTTTACCTTTAAagtatgttaaaaatttatcaaaacttTGGTTGctgatgtttataaaaatatcaaggAGTTAACAGGCATAGCAGACAATGACCAACATGTATCAATATTCCTAACAAGCTGTGCTGTTCGGTTTTATCagcattgctctgctcctgttggtcttcgCATGATGATGTATagctatagccttcctcgataaataggctatctaacaccggaATAATTTTTTGGatcggaccaatagttcctgagattaacgcgttcatacaaacaaactgttcagctttataatattagtatggataacaaattaataaatattgaaattatcataacattaatccatactattatttattttaatagtaggtattataaatgcgaaagtatctctgtctgtctgtctgttactcaatcacgtctaaactactgaaccaaatttcatgaaatttggtatggcgatattttgatacctgagaaaggacataagctacttttatcccgggaaaaatgacgcaatcccggacaTCCCaggggaacgggaactatgcgggtttttctttgcctgcgcgggcgaagctgcgggcggaaacctagttatgtgtaaatttataaagaatagaaaaaaataaataattatgtattcttaAATTATGTAGATTCTCTAGTATTTACTTAAATTTCAAGTGGTAAGGTATACAGCGTGTAATTGTTAAGTATACACATGCATGAtattaccacagactaataataatatactacgtatacaaatattacctatcataatcactatcactacatagtataaaacaaagttgctttctctgtccctatgtccctttgtatgcttaaatctttaaaactacgcaacggattttgatgcggtttctataatagatagagtgattcaagaggaaggttttagtatataatttattaggttttagataaaacgggcgaagccgcgggcggtaaactAGTATGCTATAAACCAATAGGAGCAGAAAGCAATGAAAATATTGCagtaatattactttttaaaatcaaatgaaGAAATGTGTCAGCTAGTTAAATATAGAAGAAAAAGAGCGTGTtagccgagcacacgtgttagaagtgaaacttctttggaaagattcaaagatatcaaaatcgtcgccttactcaatgacgtgacggtattgccatgacgcgaccttgaaattttactttcaacacgcctaaagaagttaACGATCTTttgtagttcctgagattaatatgttcaaataaacaaactcttcagctctatattataagtaaagaTTGCATGCAGTATTAAGTTTGTAGTTCTAAATCATAACATTTTCATCAACTGATTTCAGCGCTATCATGCGGCAACCCCAAAGGCGAGAAAGTGTTGCTAGTACACGGCCGGCTGGACAGTGCTGCCACATACATACCGTTACTGCGGATACTGCCGAAAAAGTATTGCTATGTTGGGTTTGATATGCCTGGCAATGGGAAGTCAGATCCGTTCCCTAAAGGTAATGGTTTTGCATCTTATAAAACAAGGTAGCAACAACATGTCTTTAGAGAcaatttttcgtttttaaaaCGCAATGGCATGACAGCTGGAATTATGTTACAGTACATActtccataaataaaaaagagtgtgtgtacttatgtacatgcgttagaagttatacttctttggcttATGGAAAAagatactagaatatacaacttgaacatagttatcaattttctgTGTCAATTTTcgtaccacctagaactaacttcatgctgttaaatttaggtgtcggtgtgcgcgcgctaCGTAACAATTCaatctcatcatttttctccatcgcgccaaaagaacttcaattatacattaaaaacagCTAAAACGGTCAAGCCCTTCTTGAGTTTTAGGGGAACAAATACAcagaaattgattttattatatgtacttacattgaaaacattataataaatctctgTAAAAagccatattttttttataattcacttatttttatcaaaattacagaaAACTTATCCCGTCTTATGCTTTCCTTTCTTTCTATTCCTTCctgtttaaaattcattaaattcttGACTATATGTCAGgtagtttaaatattataaataatttacaggtACAATTCTTTCTCGCTTCATCGGCGTGGTTGTGATAGATTTGATCGTAAAGCATCTGGGCTGGAAGAAGTTTATCTACTTCGGACACTCCTTGGGAGCTGAACAGGGTGAGATAttgtttgttataaaatataataaaaaaagagcgttgtgtgccgagcacacgtgtcagaagtgaaacttcttttacTAGATTCAAAGGTCGCCttaccttgaaattttactttcaataCGCCTAAGAAAAattcacattaaaaaaacatgcaTTTATCTTGTTAGATTGTAGTTTTTAACAAAACTTCCACGAAccgaatgtttatttttacagcATAGGCaccaaaattattgatttcaaGATGCCAAAGCCAATgatgtttcacttctgacacgtgttacacacgctctttttattatgttcaattaaatgtttattagtaTTACTTTCCTTCATCCACCAGGCATGTTCTACTCAGCAATTTATCCGAAACACATAAAGAAGGCAATTTTCCTCGATCCTGGACCATCCATAAACTGGTGTAAAGACGTCAACTATCCAGTATTCTTCAAGGAAACATATGAAAATTTCTATGATAATTGTCACAAGTATGATTATGAGAAGGAATATACAATGGAGGAAGCGATAAAAGCCGTGAGGAATAATCGAGCGTTGAATGAGGAACAAGCTAAGATGATATTGTCCAGGAATCTTATAGAAACTGGTCCGGATACTTATAAGTGAGTGC comes from Colias croceus chromosome 23, ilColCroc2.1 and encodes:
- the LOC123702414 gene encoding serine hydrolase-like protein, giving the protein MEFKEELVKVPWGNVATLSCGNPKGEKVLLVHGRLDSAATYIPLLRILPKKYCYVGFDMPGNGKSDPFPKGTILSRFIGVVVIDLIVKHLGWKKFIYFGHSLGAEQGMFYSAIYPKHIKKAIFLDPGPSINWCKDVNYPVFFKETYENFYDNCHKYDYEKEYTMEEAIKAVRNNRALNEEQAKMILSRNLIETGPDTYKLSWDRRYKNLATFNAPPEYYYELFTLHPPPSLLICSIDLKPFFYSKKSVTTNLINIWEEKCKNVKTIWVEGTHDLHFTRAEKFIDDVLEFLEKPIVKAKI